In one window of Tursiops truncatus isolate mTurTru1 chromosome 5, mTurTru1.mat.Y, whole genome shotgun sequence DNA:
- the NDNF gene encoding protein NDNF isoform X2 yields the protein MELKLAVISLETHLKGDPDPLAQQKQQIINEEGAELFSYKGNDVEYFISSSSPSGLYQLELLSTEKDTHFKVYATTTPESDQPYPELPYDPRVDVTSLGCTTVTLAWKPSPTASLLKQPIQYCVVINKEHNFKSLCAVEAKLSADDAFMMAPKPGLDFSPFDFAHFGFASDNSGKEHSFLTKPSPKLGRHAYSRPKVDIQKICIGNKNIFTVSDLKPDTQYYFDVFVANSNSNMSTAYVGTFARTKEEAKQKTVELKDGKVTDVFVKRKGAKFLRFAPISSHQKVTLFIHSCLDAVQIQVRRDGKLLLSQNVEGIRQFQLRGKPKAKYLIRLKGNKKGASMLKILATTRPSKQSFPSLPEDTRIKAFDKLRTCSSATVAWLGTQERNKFCIYKKEVDDNYSEDQKKREQNQCLGPDTRKKSEKVLCKYFHSQNLHKAVTTETIKGLQPGKSYLLDVYVTGHGGHSVKYQSKVVKTRKFC from the coding sequence GTGATCCAGATCCTCTGGCTCAGCAGAAGCAGCAGATCATCAATGAGGAAGGCGCAGAGTTATTCTCCTACAAAGGCAACGACGTGGAATATTTCATATCTTCTAGTTCTCCATCTGGTTTATATCAGTTGGAGCTTCTTtcaacagagaaagacacacattTCAAAGTATATGCCACCACAACTCCAGAGTCTGACCAGCCCTACCCTGAATTACCTTATGACCCGAGAGTCGACGTTACCTCCCTGGGATGCACCACGGTCACTTTGGCTTGGAAACCGAGCCCCACGGCCTCTTTGCTGAAACAACCCATTCAGTACTGTGTGGTCATCAACAAAGAGCACAATTTCAAAAGTCTCTGCGCAGTGGAAGCGAAGTTGAGTGCAGACGACGCTTTCATGATGGCACCAAAGCCCGGTCTGGACTTCAGCCCTTTTGACTTTGCCCACTTCGGATTTGCTTCGGATAATTCAGGTAAAGAGCACAGCTTCCTGACAAAGCCGTCTCCAAAACTGGGGAGGCACGCCTACTCGAGGCCCAAGGTTGACATTCAGAAAATCTGCATAGGAAACAAGAACATCTTCACCGTCTCGGATCTGAAACCCGATACGCAGTACTACTTTGACGTCTTCGTGGCCAACAGCAACAGCAATATGAGCACTGCTTACGTGGGCACCTTTGCCAGGACCAAGGAAGAAGCGAAACAGAAGACAGTTGAGCTGAAAGATGGGAAAGTTACGGATGTGTTCGTTAAAAGGAAGGGGGCAAAGTTTCTACGGTTTGCTCCAATCTCGTCTCACCAAAAAGTCACCTTATTTATTCACTCTTGTCTGGACGCTGTCCAAATCCAAGTGAGAAGAGATGGGAAACTTCTTCTGTCTCAGAACGTGGAAGGCATTCGACAGTTTCAGCTGAGAGGAAAACCTAAAGCCAAATATCTCATTCGACTGAAAGGAAACAAGAAGGGAGCATCTATGTTGAAAATACTAGCTACCACCAGGCCCAGTAAGCAgtcatttccctctcttcctgaAGACACGCGCATCAAAGCCTTCGACAAGCTGCGTACCTGTTCTTCAGCCACCGTGGCTTGGCTAGGCACCCAGGAAAGGAACAAGTTTTGCATCTACAAAAAGGAAGTGGATGATAATTACAGTGAAGaccagaagaaaagagagcaaaACCAATGCCTTGGACCAGATACaaggaagaaatcagagaaggTCCTCTGTAAATATTTCCACAGTCAAAACCTGCACAAAGCAGTGACCACAGAAACAATCAAAGGTCTTCAGCCTGGAAAATCTTACCTGCTGGATGTTTATGTCACAGGACATGGGGGGCACTCTGTGAAGTATCAGAGTAAAGTTGTAAAAACCAGGAAGTTCTGTTAG